In the Spirochaetota bacterium genome, one interval contains:
- the rplU gene encoding 50S ribosomal protein L21 — protein sequence MYAIIEVKGKQYKVTKGAKILIDYLGENAAAPEIKTLFVKKDDNSVSIGAPYVANAKVTATVAGERKGDKVLVFRFIKRKDFRRLRGHRQKYSRLLIEDISA from the coding sequence ATGTATGCCATAATTGAAGTCAAAGGCAAGCAGTATAAGGTGACCAAAGGCGCCAAAATACTCATCGATTACCTCGGGGAGAACGCAGCGGCACCCGAGATAAAGACGCTTTTCGTCAAAAAGGACGATAATTCGGTGTCCATCGGGGCGCCGTATGTGGCCAATGCGAAGGTAACGGCTACCGTGGCCGGTGAGCGCAAGGGCGATAAAGTCCTCGTCTTCCGGTTCATCAAACGAAAGGATTTCCGAAGACTGCGCGGGCATCGGCAGAAATATTCACGGCTTCTGATCGAGGATATCTCGGCCTGA
- the rpmA gene encoding 50S ribosomal protein L27 yields the protein MATSASARNGRDSNAQRLGVKRYAGEVVTAGNIIIRQRGTQIHPGLNVGMGKDHTLFAKVNGILKFGSNKHGRRKVDVIAQ from the coding sequence ATGGCAACGAGTGCAAGTGCACGTAACGGACGCGACAGCAACGCGCAGCGTCTCGGCGTAAAACGATATGCGGGTGAGGTCGTCACCGCGGGCAATATCATCATTCGCCAGCGCGGTACGCAGATACACCCCGGTTTGAACGTCGGCATGGGCAAGGACCATACGCTCTTCGCGAAGGTGAACGGCATACTTAAATTCGGCAGCAACAAGCACGGCCGCCGGAAAGTGGATGTCATTGCGCAATAA